A single Argentina anserina chromosome 7, drPotAnse1.1, whole genome shotgun sequence DNA region contains:
- the LOC126802447 gene encoding protein DETOXIFICATION 43, with product MGEEKDMHEPVSFWKMPVGVFFRDARSVFKWDVLGKEILQIAVPAALAVAADPVASLIDTAFIGHIGPVELAAAGVSIALFNQASRITIFPLVSITTSFVAEEDTVAKMKLESGKGQKLEKGADMLDDMEKGVVEPRPETKDPALDVANGEATENSKCLGNDENKENDENSDIGLDEGNEAKKSITENAKLENGEKGVPKTSEPQENGSKTSIEDGPSVVMNSTKKANMKNQKRTIASASTALIFGAVLGLLQALFLMVGSKVLLGVMGVTNESPMLRPALKYLTVRSIGAPAVLLTLAMQGIFRGFKDTKTPLYVIVAGYAINIALDPLLIFVCGLGIRGAAIAHVLSQYLMALVLFLLLTRKVNLMPPSIKDLQFGKFLKNGSLLLARVVAVTFCVTLAASLAARLGPTPMAAFQTCLQVWLTSSLLADGLAVAGQAILACSFAEKDYKKATATATRVLQMGFLLGVGLSLLVGIGLYFGAGIFSRDVNVLHLIKIGLPFVAATQPINSLSFVFDGVNFGASDFAYSAYSLVLVAIASIISLFLLSKSHGFVGIWIALTIYMGLRALAGVWRMGTGTGPWRFLKRRSSPQVPK from the exons ATGGGAGAGGAAAAAGATATGCATGAACCAGTGAGCTTTTGGAAGATGCCTGTTGGTGTTTTCTTCAGGGATGCAAG GAGTGTTTTCAAATGGGATGTGCTTGGTAAGGAGATATTGCAGATTGCAGTCCCTGCTGCTTTAGCTGTAGCTGCTGATCCTGTCGCTTCCTTAATCGACACAGCATTCATCGGTCATATAG GTCCAGTTGAGCTTGCAGCAGCAGGTGTATCTATTGCGTTATTCAATCAAGCTTCAAGGATTACTATATTCCCACTTGTCAGTATCACCACCTCCTTTGTTGCTGAGGAAGATACTGTAGCAAAAATGAAACTAGAATCAGGAAAAGGccaaaaattggaaaagggTGCAGACATGCTTGATGACATGGAAAAAGGGGTTGTTGAACCAAGGCCTGAGACGAAAGATCCTGCACTAGATGTTGCAAATGGTGAAGCCACAGAAAATTCCAAGTGCCTGGGCAATGATGAAAACAAGGAAAATGATGAGAATTCAGACATAGGACTAGATGAAGGCAATGAAGCAAAGAAATCCATTACGGAAAATGCTAAGCTGGAGAATGGAGAGAAAGGTGTTCCGAAAACCAGTGAACCTCAAGAAAACG GTTCAAAGACAAGTATTGAAGATGGTCCATCTGTTGTTATGAACAGTACTAAGAAGGCAAATATGAAGAACCAAAAGCGTACCATTGCTTCCGCATCAACAGCACTCATATTCGGTGCAGTCCTTGGCCTCCTGCAAGCTTTATTTCTCATGGTAGGATCCAAAGTTCTGCTTGGTGTGATGGGTGTGACAAAT GAGTCCCCTATGCTAAGACCAGCATTGAAGTACTTAACAGTGAGGTCGATCGGCGCACCTGCTGTTCTTCTTACATTGGCCATGCAAGGAATCTTCCGAGGGTTTAAGGATACTAAAACTCCTTTATATGTCATTG TCGCGGGATATGCAATTAACATTGCCTTGGATCCACTTCTCATCTTCGTCTGTGGTTTGGGCATCAGAGGTGCAGCTATTGCACACGTTCTTTCTCA GTACTTGATGGCTCTCGTCCTCTTCTTATTACTAACGAGAAAGGTTAATCTCATGCCACCAAGTATTAAAGACCTTCAATTCGGCAAGTTTCTTAAGAATG GTTCTTTATTGTTGGCTAGGGTGGTCGCTGTGACATTTTGTGTCACCTTAGCAGCATCTTTGGCAGCACGGCTCGGTCCAACTCCTATGGCTGCATTCCAGACATGCTTACAAGTCTGGTTGACATCATCCCTTCTAGCTGATGGGCTGGCTGTTGCAGGACAG GCAATTCTAGCATGTTCTTTTGCAGAGAAAGACTACAAAAAGGCCACTGCAACCGCAACTCGGGTGTTACAG ATGGGATTTCTACTTGGTGTGGGACTATCTCTTCTTGTTGGAATTGGTTTGTACTTTGGAGCTGGAATCTTCTCAAGAGATGTCAATGTTTTGCACCTTATAAAGATTGGCCTTCCT TTTGTTGCAGCTACACAACCAATtaattctctctcttttgTCTTTGATGGTGTCAACTTTGGAGCATCTGACTTTGCATACTCTGCATATTCCTTG GTTCTGGTGGCCATAGCAAGCATTATTTCCTTGTTCCTTCTCTCTAAATCCCATGGTTTTGTTGGAATATGGATTGCTTTGACCATCTATATGGGATTGCGAGCACTGGCTGGCGTATGGAG GATGGGGACTGGAACAGGACCTTGGCGCTTTCTCAAGCGTCGTTCATCACCACAAGTTCCAAAATAG
- the LOC126802635 gene encoding RING-H2 finger protein ATL70-like, which yields MDHDELYDAGGVFIGVIAIIILIIVVSYCHRRQSLVDISGHDDEPSATFEQGLDEATICSYPKLLYSEAKLHMRDSISSSSPSSSCCICLADFEDKDVLRSVPNCGHFFHQICVDKWLLLHPTCPVCRNELVDPLTYVGSVAEV from the coding sequence ATGGATCATGACGAACTATATGATGCTGGTGGAGTCTTCATTGGTGTTATAGCCATAATCATACTGATCATTGTTGTTTCTTACTGCCATCGCCGGCAATCTCTGGTGGATATTTCAGGTCATGATGATGAACCATCTGCAACATTTGAACAAGGCCTTGATGAAGCTACAATATGTTCATATCCAAAGCTGCTTTACTCAGAAGCCAAGCTGCACATGCGTGATTCAATATCAAGTagttctccttcttcttcatgcTGCATATGCTTGGCTGATTTTGAAGACAAGGATGTATTGAGATCTGTCCCTAATTGTGGCCATTTCTTTCACCAAATTTGCGTGGACAAATGGTTGCTGCTTCACCCCACATGCCCAGTTTGCAGAAACGAACTTGTCGATCCATTGACTTATGTTGGTTCTGTAGCTGAGGTCTAg